In the genome of Flavobacterium panacagri, one region contains:
- a CDS encoding FecR family protein yields the protein MKKNRLLAKWLNDDLSPDELAAFEASPDFEKYKKIKEYTAHLETDDWDENVMLNNILSQKKSAPKVVPLYRQWMFRAAAIFVLVLGITFAMKVFVPQTETAEFGQKTTFSLPDNSEVVLNSGSEINYKKWNWNNNRHLELKGEAYFRVAKGRKFEVETRLGKVTVLGTQFNVKTRKNRFDVVCYEGRVKVNYANTQILLTHGQSVRFENGKQIKTTVNSLKPEWMDNQICFYKENIRSLLDEVERQYNIKIELNTKDTISLFTGKLPAKDLNTALQIISTTYHLEAKKVSNNKIIFDEK from the coding sequence ATGAAAAAAAATCGCTTATTAGCAAAATGGCTCAATGATGATTTATCTCCGGATGAATTGGCTGCATTTGAGGCAAGTCCCGATTTTGAAAAATATAAAAAAATAAAAGAATATACTGCCCACCTAGAAACAGATGATTGGGATGAAAATGTTATGTTAAATAATATTCTGAGTCAGAAAAAATCGGCACCTAAAGTAGTACCGCTTTACAGACAATGGATGTTTCGAGCAGCTGCAATATTTGTTCTGGTTCTCGGAATTACATTTGCTATGAAAGTTTTTGTGCCTCAAACAGAAACCGCAGAATTTGGACAGAAAACCACTTTTTCATTACCTGATAATTCTGAGGTAGTTTTAAATTCGGGTTCTGAAATAAACTATAAAAAATGGAACTGGAACAATAACAGACATCTTGAATTAAAAGGAGAAGCTTATTTCAGGGTAGCAAAAGGCAGAAAATTTGAAGTAGAGACTCGTCTTGGAAAAGTAACGGTTTTAGGAACACAGTTTAATGTTAAAACCAGAAAAAACAGATTTGATGTAGTGTGTTACGAAGGACGTGTAAAAGTAAATTATGCCAACACACAGATTCTCTTAACTCACGGGCAAAGTGTTCGTTTTGAAAACGGAAAACAAATTAAAACAACTGTAAATTCATTGAAACCCGAATGGATGGACAATCAAATATGTTTTTATAAGGAAAATATTCGAAGCCTTTTGGATGAAGTCGAAAGACAGTACAACATTAAAATTGAATTAAACACCAAAGATACTATCTCTTTATTTACAGGAAAACTGCCTGCGAAAGACTTAAATACGGCTTTGCAGATTATTAGTACCACCTATCACTTAGAAGCGAAAAAAGTATCCAACAATAAAATAATTTTTGACGAAAAATAA